In a genomic window of Acidobacteriota bacterium:
- a CDS encoding class I SAM-dependent methyltransferase — LEMLPPSPRLLVLGSGTGTECVSLASGGCEVVGVDFSQAMVRTRRRRLASSFSRDFAGGFAPGA; from the coding sequence CTGGAGATGTTGCCGCCCTCGCCCCGTCTGCTGGTGCTCGGTAGCGGCACCGGCACGGAGTGCGTCAGCCTGGCCTCGGGCGGTTGCGAGGTGGTCGGCGTGGATTTCTCGCAGGCCATGGTTCGTACCCGGCGCCGCCGGCTCGCGTCCAGCTTCTCGAGAGACTTTGCCGGTGGATTCGCCCCGGGGGCGTGA